A DNA window from Arachis duranensis cultivar V14167 chromosome 3, aradu.V14167.gnm2.J7QH, whole genome shotgun sequence contains the following coding sequences:
- the LOC107482270 gene encoding pentatricopeptide repeat-containing protein At4g32450, mitochondrial-like produces the protein MPSMSSNRTSLLKFSSLLKFRNGSCMGDSADFIKTLNLLRTISTAAERSEFQVSGSNQTDDSLGYRMQNNARFYGETQSNPVSHQNQLVSRRSPDYSAKANANGSTGGTSVGNRQNINQNWGHTEVIRNEYGNNLAARGGNFSGSYGNNHGGSGRISYGAGQVANENHISISRNSVQNNSFGHNGGVNGYYGQSNTRMQEKQVGVGDSKGIGMHQNAVTGNKNWTQEPRGRMQYPNAHSSPRLSESPGNLLGNLPTNIRNPPPNDHYSGSNEFSQRYLGTEQLQQTPKNGQYSPNWNTVQGSTFASAKPDGVSAEASNDSPYRGTLEELDGFCMDGKVKEAVEVLELLAKLHIPVDLPRYLQLMHHCGEAKSLEEAKIVHRNALQYLSPLQVSTYNKILEMYFECGSVDDALNVFNNMPERNLTTWDTMITQLAKNGFAEDSIDLFTQFKEKGLKPDGQMFIGVFLTCSMLGDIDEGMLHFESMSKDFGIVPSMAHFVSVVDMIGSNGHLDEAFEFIEKMPMEPSVDVWETMMNLCRAHGNTELGYRCAELVEQLDPSCLSEQSKAGLVPVKASDLTKEKDKKVASKNVLEVRSRVHEYRAGDTSHPENDKIYALLRGMKSQMKEAGYIPETKFVLHDIDQEGKEEALLAHSERLAVAYGLLSSSARSPIRVIKNLRVCGDCHTALKIISKIVGRELIIRDAKRFHHFKDGLCSCRDYW, from the coding sequence ATGCCATCAATGTCTTCTAATAGAACCTCACTACTTAAATTTAGTTCTCTTCTGAAGTTCCGGAATGGTTCTTGTATGGGTGACTCTGCAGATTTTATTAAAACTCTTAACTTGTTGAGGACTATTAGTACTGCTGCAGAAAGGTCAGAGTTTCAGGTTTCTGGCAGTAACCAAACAGATGATTCTTTAGGTTATCGGATGCAAAACAATGCTCGGTTTTACGGAGAAACCCAAAGTAACCCAGTTTCACATCAGAACCAGCTAGTGAGTAGGCGCAGTCCAGATTATTCTGCTAAAGCAAATGCAAATGGTTCTACCGGAGGAACTTCGGTGGGAAATCGGCAGAACATAAACCAGAACTGGGGTCATACAGAGGTAATTCGAAATGAATATGGGAATAATTTAGCTGCTCGTGGTGGAAATTTTAGTGGATCGTATGGAAATAATCATGGCGGTTCCGGTAGAATTTCTTATGGAGCTGGTCAGGTTGCAAATGAAAATCATATAAGCATCTCTAGGAATTCAGTTCAGAACAATTCCTTTGGACATAATGGAGGGGTCAATGGCTACTATGGTCAAAGCAATACAAGGATGCAAGAGAAGCAAGTTGGGGTCGGTGATTCAAAGGGAATTGGGATGCATCAAAATGCAGTTACTGGGAACAAGAATTGGACACAAGAACCCAGAGGAAGGATGCAGTATCCAAATGCTCATAGCTCGCCTAGGCTTTCGGAGTCTCCAGGAAATCTTCTAGGGAATCTTCCTACAAATATTCGTAATCCGCCACCAAATGATCATTACTCGGGGAGTAATGAGTTTAGTCAGCGATACTTGGGTACTGAACAACTTCAGCAAACTCCAAAAAATGGTCAGTATTCTCCAAACTGGAATACTGTACAGGGATCAACATTTGCTTCCGCAAAACCTGATGGCGTATCAGCTGAAGCATCTAATGATAGTCCATATAGAGGCACACTTGAGGAACTGGATGGTTTCTGCATGGATGGTAAAGTGAAGGAAGCAGTTGAAGTGTTGGAATTGTTGGCAAAATTGCATATTCCTGTGGATTTGCCGCGATATTTACAATTAATGCACCATTGTGGAGAGGCTAAGTCTCTTGAAGAGGCAAAAATTGTACACAGAAATGCTTTGCAATATCTGTCACCTCTCCAAGTCAGCACTTATAATAAGATACTGGAGATGTATTTTGAATGTGGTTCTGTGGATGACGCACTCAATGTGTTCAATAATATGCCAGAGCGCAATTTGACTACATGGGATACTATGATAACACAACTTGCTAAGAATGGGTTTGCAGAAGATTCCATTGATCTATTCACTCAATTTAAAGAAAAGGGACTGAAACCTGATGGTCAGATGTTCATCGGGGTGTTTTTGACATGCAGTATGCTGGGAGATATTGATGAAGGAATGCTTCACTTTGAATCCATGAGCAAGGATTTTGGTATTGTGCCGTCTATGGCTCATTTTGTCAGTGTAGTAGACATGATTGGTAGTAATGGGCATCTGGATGAAGCCTTTGAATTCATTGAAAAGATGCCAAtggagccaagtgttgatgtaTGGGAGACTATGATGAATCTCTGTAGAGCTCACGGAAACACTGAGCTGGGGTATCGTTGTGCTGAGTTAGTTGAGCAACTGGATCCTTCGTGCTTAAGTGAGCAATCCAAGGCTGGCCTTGTACCTGTCAAAGCCTCAGACTTGACAAAAGAGAAAGACAAGAAAGTAGCAAGCAAAAATGTACTGGAAGTAAGGAGCCGAGTCCATGAATATAGAGCCGGAGATACTTCTCATCctgaaaatgataaaatatatgCCTTGCTTAGAGGTATGAAGTCACAGATGAAAGAAGCTGGCTATATTCCAGAGACAAAGTTTGTGTTGCATGACATAGACCAAGAAGGCAAAGAAGAAGCTCTTCTTGCCCATAGTGAGAGACTTGCTGTTGCTTATGGTCTCCTTAGCAGCTCTGCTCGCTCTCCTATCAGGGTAATTAAGAACCTTCGAGTTTGTGGGGATTGTCATACTGCACTGAAGATTATTTCTAAGATTGTTGGAAGAGAACTCATCATTAGAGATGCTAAAAGGTTCCATCATTTTAAAGACGGGCTATGCTCTTGCCGCGATTATTGGTGA
- the LOC107482272 gene encoding serine/threonine-protein phosphatase PP2A catalytic subunit translates to MDSVPSNSHGNLDEQIAQLMQCKPLSEQEVRVLCEKAKEILMEESNVQPVSSPVTICGDIHGQFHDLAELFRIGGKCPDTNYLFMGDYVDRGYYSVETVTLLVALKVRYRQRITILRGNHESRQITQVYGFYDECLRKYGSANVWKTFTDLFDYFPLTALVESEIFCLHGGLSPSIETLDNIRKYDRVQEVPHEGPMCDLLWSDPDDRCGWGISPRGAGYTFGQDISEQFNHTNNLKLIARAHQLVMEGYTWGHEQKVVTIFSAPNYCYRCGNMASILEVDDCKGHTFIQFEPAPRRGEPDVTRRTPDYFL, encoded by the exons ATGGATTCGGTGCCTTCGAATTCACATGGAAACCTCGATGAGCAGATTGCTCAGCTCATGCAGTGCAAGCCCTTGTCTGAACAAGAG GTAAGGGTCTTGTGTGAGAAGGCAAAGGAGATTTTGATGGAAGAGAGTAATGTTCAG CCTGTGAGTAGTCCTGTTACAATTTGTGGTGATATTCATGGGCAATTCCATGACCTTGCAGAGCTTTTTCGTATTGGAGGAAag TGTCCAGATACAAATTACTTGTTTATGGGAGATTATGTTGACCGTGGCTACTACTCTGTTGAAACGGTAACG CTTTTGGTTGCCCTTAAAGTTCGCTATCGGCAGCGCATCACCATTCTCAGGGGAAATCACGAAAGTCGTCAG ATTACGCAAGTTTATGGGTTTTATGATGAGTGCCTTCGGAA GTATGGTAGTGCTAATGTCTGGAAGACCTTCACTGATTTGTTTGACTACTTTCCGTTGACAGCATTG GTTGAATCTGAAATATTCTGCCTTCATGGAGGGTTGTCCCCTTCTATTGAAACGCTTGATAACATTCGTAAATATGATCGTGTGCAAGAAGTTCCTCATGAGGGTCCCATGTGTGATCTTTTATGGTCTGATCCAGATGATCGCTGTGGTTGGGGCATCTCTCCTAGAGGTGCTGGATATACCTTCGGCCAG GACATATCTGAGCAATTTAACCATACCAATAACTTGAAGCTGATTGCTAGAGCTCACCAGCTGGTTATGGAAGGGTATACCTGGGGACAT GAGCAAAAAGTGGTTACCATATTTAGTGCACCTAATTATTGCTATCGCTGTGGTAACATGGCATCCATCCTTGAAGTTGATGATTGCAAAGGACACACATTCATTCAG TTCGAGCCAGCTCCAAGGAGGGGAGAGCCGGACGTAACCAGGAGAACACCTGATTACTTCCTATGA
- the LOC107482174 gene encoding uncharacterized protein LOC107482174 has product MSPQISTIFIIFFFSFFFSTSQSSPSPNTDIHDLLPKYGLPKGILPDDVASYSLSPDGLFRLKLRAPCYVNIAGHLVFYDVDVTGKLTEGSVSGVSGIQAKKLFFWLPVTGIKVHRDSGTLEFFVGALSEELPADQFQDVPKCSPRALQITELVLDE; this is encoded by the coding sequence ATGTCTCCCCAAATTTCAAccattttcatcatcttcttcttctccttcttcttctcaacaTCGCAATCATCACCGTCGCCCAACACCGACATCCACGATCTCCTCCCTAAGTACGGCCTCCCAAAGGGAATCCTCCCCGACGACGTCGCATCCTACTCACTCTCCCCCGATGGCCTCTTCCGCCTCAAGCTCCGCGCTCCCTGCTACGTCAACATCGCCGGCCACCTCGTCTTCTACGACGTCGACGTCACCGGCAAGCTCACCGAAGGTTCCGTCTCCGGTGTTTCTGGAATCCAGGCCAAGAAGCTCTTCTTTTGGCTCCCCGTAACCGGAATAAAGGTCCACCGTGATTCCGGCACGCTTGAATTCTTCGTGGGAGCGTTGTCGGAGGAGCTCCCCGCCGATCAGTTCCAGGATGTGCCCAAGTGCTCCCCCAGGGCATTGCAAATAACAGAACTGGTGTTGGATGAGTGA
- the LOC107482271 gene encoding uncharacterized protein LOC107482271: MEGIPLRTTMPSTSTPHAHNHAFAIKTRSTSTLHLRRIRPLRFAIRAKISETEFQDFQRYAKPLNLLPASEVKVCTDTSIQKVSSSLKDDKSKSLFRVKLGTSNAYGSSLSDPSAGILLCLIDEHGNSILQRIPACLSMDHSMESGDTNNTDMLHFQRGSVNEYIFEGPKIAKLEALWVSVESGQWRLRSVSLSVISCEAQSSLPEDGTQRYFGFQYDFQIDNVLLGEGSDLPMLELRPSLVTELEGTDPTSFFSNGLYDLSSPSSSNVTNEESMREYADLKFSLLFYDAMLTAFGASVASVLAGENAGIAFLIGGVGGFLYLLLLQRSVDELPASELISSNKEGTNSPFKGIKGPIASVALAFIFAVFAARYSSGDVQLMLTPKDLIVGMMGFLACKISVVLSAFKPIRPGLKLPSDM; this comes from the exons ATGGAGGGTATTCCTTTGAGGACTACGATGCCTTCAACGTCAACTCCTCACGCTCACAATCATGCTTTCGCAATCAAAACAAGATCAACATCAACCCTCCATCTTAGAAGAATTCGCCCTCTACGCTTTGCTATTAGGGCTAAAATATCTGAAACTGAATTCCAAG ATTTTCAGCGATATGCGAAACCATTAAATCTTTTACCAGCATCGGAAGTGAAAGTATGCACAGATACCTCAATACAAAAGGTTTCTTCATCTCTGAAGGATGATAAGTCCAAATCATTATTCAGGGTCAAGTTAGGTACCAGCAATGCATATGGTTCAAGTTTAAGCGATCCCAGTGCTGGAATTCTTCTGTGCTTGATAGACGAACATGGAAATTCCATATTGCAGAGAATACCTGCATGTTTGTCGATGGACCATTCTATGGAGTCAGGTGATACAAATAATACTGACATGCTTCACTTCCAAAGAGGTTCTGTTAATGAATACATCTTTGAGGGtccaaaaattgcaaaacttgAAGCTCTTTGGGTTAGTGTTGAATCAG GTCAGTGGCGTTTACGAAGTGTCTCCTTATCGGTTATTAGTTGTGAAGCGCAATCGTCACTGCCAGAAGATGGGACACAGCGGTACTTTGGATTCCAGTACGACTTTCAGATTGACAATGTGTTGCTCGGTGAGGGAAGTGATCTCCCCATGTTGGAGCTAAGGCCAAGCCTTGTGACTGAATTGGAAGGGACTGATCCCACCAGCTTCTTCAGCAATGGGCTTTATGACTTATCCTCGCCTTCAAGTTCTAACGTCACAAATGAAGAGAGCATGAGGGAGTATGCAGATTTGAAGTTCTCATTGCTGTTTTACGATGCGATGCTGACAGCTTTTGGCGCGTCGGTCGCTTCAGTCTTGGCTGGAGAAAATGCTGGAATTGCTTTCTTGATTGGCGGGGTTGGCGGCTTCTTGTATCTGCTACTATTGCAGAGATCAGTGGATGAGTTACCTGCTTCAGAGTTGATCTCAAGCAACAAGGAAGGAACAAATTCGCCATTCAAAGGAATAAAGGGTCCAATAGCAAGCGTGGCATTAGCATTTATATTTGCTGTGTTTGCAGCGAGGTATAGCTCAGGAGATGTTCAACTCATGCTGACACCAAAGGATCTCATAGTTGGAATGATGGGATTTCTTGCGTGTAAAATATCCGTGGTGTTATCCGCATTTAAGCCTATCAGACCAGGTCTGAAGTTGCCAAGTGATATGTAA